The segment atggctgttacttattttgtttagctgaaacagacgcagtgtatgtacatgttctttctgtctgcaaagaacagggccctgtgtattaataactgtagcttccagtacacgcaaatccaccacattgtgagcccaactgacaatcttaaattggttgtcagcgtaattctcagCACGTTGAGGAttacttagcaaatgttgtccaatcatggaatcaaaaATAATGTTGGACATCGTGCTTTGAGTTttcaagcacgggctggttgggtacagtctatttcttgcctattgcgaacagcggctgggacatgctgtttgatacaatccgccagtctttgggacataccgCCTACATACTAGCATCACACTGAAACTCAGATAGcacatcactcatttgtgtgatcggcagaatgtctttttggcttgatggtagtctcctgttagtggtgaataccactcgtgttgctactgcgtactagcagcgtgaaacagctagctgtTTGAGCAACATATTAAATTAGCTGTTTCACGCCACTCCTAtgtagtagcaacacgagtggtattggccactaacaggatgctgccatcaagccaaaaagactgtctgcctatcacacaaatgaatactGTGATAtatgagtttcagtgccagtgtgatgctaggtatgtaggtcgtacatcccaaagactggaggattgtatcaaacagcatgtcccagctgctgttcgcatCGGGCAggatacagactgtacccaatcaGCCCATGCTTGAAAACTCAAAACAGAATGTCCAACATTatatgtgattctgcgattggacaacatttgttaaacaATCCCCATTGTgcaaagaattacactgacagccaatgtaagattgtcagtcggCCTCGTAATGTGGCGCACTTGCATGTAtcggaagctacatatattaatacacaaggccccGTTCTTTgttgacagaaagaacatgtacatacactgcacctgtttcaactaaacaaaataagtgacagctgtTTGTTGATTCTGGTCatggcattgtcctgaggaatatCAGGgtgaagctgcctggtttaaatttcaagcaatgcttggcagttaactgccagccaccatcagtggtgcattctccatggcaatgccacttgccaaccaatcagcactctcttcaaatacagcataaattgttgtttttccccttatattggtattcttgagtgTCCTAATGAGTGCTAGATGAAaaacttagacatgtctcttatttcagcaatactcaagtaacCCAAGTTGTTGAAGCTCTCTGGAGATCTCTGTTCTTGCATTCAGAAGCCAGTTCCCAGTTAATGGCAAGAATCGGCTTTTAAACTGCAGGGAAAGATTCCATTATAGGCTGTGGGTAAATCGCTGCTTTTAATCTAAAAAAGCTTTAAATATTGCTGGTTCCCTGAGTGTGAATCTGGGAGGAGCACCTTGTTCCTTCCTCTCCATCATTCTTTTTCATCTCCTATGGAACAATTCAGAAATTTAATattaaatagtttttaaaaatataaaagttgAATTCTTAGACAAGAATGAGTGACAAAGAAGGGTCTTCAGCTGTAGAGGTATTGAGCTGGGTAACGGAACCCTCTATAGCTCTGCCAGATGGTACTACTCCATATTAGAGTGGAAATCATATTAGAGTGCTTTCTCCTGATATCTTATGGAAGTGTTAACAGTTAAGTTTGAATACCTTGCAAATATCAGCAGGAAATGTTTATATTGTCATTCTCAATGGTGTTTTATTTATGTACTCATTTTAATGTGCATATATAAATCAATAAAAATTGATTTTCAACCAAATTTATTCTGTTTTTCTGGAATGCCAGCGTTAGCAACTTCCCATTACAGCCCTGTGAAGTTAATCCAGTGACTTGGCCTTGACAACTGTGTCCCATTTGTTTATACAGATTGTAGTTAAGAAATATTTCTTGGCTTAAGTCctgaattttcctttcacaatccTGAATCTGTGTTCTTCTGTCATGGCATATCTGAGTGTATTGTTTCAGGCTTACTTTATAAAAAGTATATCAGATACAAATAGATAAAATCCTTTCTTTGAGTTGGGAGGACTTATCAAATTGTCAGTTGTAGCTCATCTCTTCATCAGTTGGTTGTTATGATCCTGTTGGGGACGTTCATGTTTAAAGAAGAAATCTGAACACCTAGCAATAACCTATAGAACTGAGCCACAGAAGCTcacctttttaaacaaaaacaaacttcatTGTATATGTAAAGAGTATTTAAGCAAAACAAGCACACACTATAGCATAAAAAGATTTATGTtataaactcagttctactttttacCTCCCCCAAGAGTTCCCTTTTCTTAAGAAATCTTGAAGGTTCACTCACTTTTCCTGGGATCAACCCAAAAGTATGCTGCAGCCCTCTGGAATTCACTTTAATTATCCCAAGTGTTCCAGCTATCCTCTGAGATAACATTCTATGGGTGTCTTTCCATTAGCTATTGACTACGCCACCCTCCACCTTTTCTGTACAGACATCATGATTGGATGCCTCAGCTCTTTGTTTGGGTTGCCACATGATGCCCAACTGCCTTCCCACAGCTTTCCAAGCTATCTCTCCTGACTGCTTTCTGCCATAGGGCTCTGTGAGaaccactgtagatttcttccactAGCTGCAAGCTCGAACAAGCCTTCTAGCTGCTTTTCCTTCACTAAATACAAACTGAGAGCCCCACCCGCACACCACCCAATGGATAATtaagttagtattttctctgtTGAAGCGTAGACATAACAGACTAATATTCATTTCATTTGGCTCTTCCCACTTAGTGAGTTGCAGCCTACATAAGACTAAATCTCAACTGTCTCTGTTTGTTCCCAAACTGAACTCCTTGCTTCtgtcagcaaacacacacacataaattaaacaaaagaaccttcCAACCAAGGCTCCACCCTGAGCCACTATCTCAATGGCAACTCAGTGGCATGCTTTGGGATAATTCAAATAGAATTTCAAACAAATTATTTTACCTTCAGTATAGGTCTTTGATTCTGtaacccatatgaataatttGTATTATTATGGAGTTTTATGACCCTTTctccagactccctcactcaattACAAGCTtagagatggatcattcattgTTCCAGTTTTTCACTATCAACTCTGACCTTGCAATACAGGTTATTTTTTGAGTGTAATAAACCCAGGCTTGTTTGAGTTGCATTTACATCAGTTATTTTTACCAGTTTCTCAACCAGATGCCCCCATTTTTCTACAGTTGTAACTTTTGTTCctgaaactaaaagttatatttcAAAACGTGAATGTTGAACTAGATTTTTTTGCAACTGGGGGAAATGAAAGACATACATTtacatagtgcttttcatgatatGAAGCATTCTTGTGCTTTAATGAAATAAGTTTGCTTTCCCTCACCTTCAAGTGGATTAGAATATTTGCAGCATGTAATGTGTGTCTAATGCCATTTCCATTGCATTTGTGCAGTGTCATTCTGAGACATGTACATTAAACTATCCCTGGAGCATTCTTTGATTTACATCAGCAATCCTATAATCTCCTTACCATGTGAATGCATGCCAGAAACATCTGTACTGCATAATAATTCACAGATTGTGGATTACTTTGTTGTGTGATTCTTATCAGCCAAAGTGGAATATTGTATGGTATAATTAGGAGCTGAACTAAGAATCATAGACGTATGAAGATTCCATCTGGCTCATTGTGCCTGTTCTGGTGCCAGACCTTCAAATGAAGcttctactctaatcccatttcttcgttcttccttttcaaatatacttgtcagttttctttttaaatgctATAGCTTCTGCTTTAGCAGCTATTTGCAGTAAATTATTTCCATGTTGTAATCTTCTTtgtgaaaaaaaatcttcaaactttCCTCTTCATTCTTTTAATTATAATTTTGAGTTGAAGCCTTCTCGTATAAATTCACAAACCAGCAGAAACTATCTTTTACTATTTATTCTCAGATACTTCTGGAAACCTTTATTAGACTCTACCTTTAACTTTCTCTGATCTGGTAAGGAAAGCccaattttttgttttgttttgagtttttcTAAATAACTAAAACTTGTCAGGAAATCTTCTGTATATCCTTTCCACGGCTCTTAATATTTAACTTGTGTGGAATGTACAGAACTATACAAAATACTGATCATGTGATCTGACCAATATCTTGTACAAATTCTTCATCTATGTCCTATGTATAAAACCTAGATtcctattttttttttgtgtggcttTTCTATCTGTTCTTTGATGTTTTATAGACCTGTGTATCTGCAGAGACCTGATAACCAAATTGACAAATATGGCTTTAACACTTTCATAGGATCTTTTTAGAATagtttgtttattattcacaccaAGTTTGATTATCAggcttatttttttaaaaatatggaagATATAAATATAAATGAAAATCGTAAGAGATGAAAGCAAATCTACTTCAGAGGTAAGTTTGCGAGGTTAAGTTTTAAGAAGAATCTTAGTGCGGAAGGGGACAATAGTTCATGTGGAAGTCTCGGCTAATATTTGTGAATGAAGTTAACCTCGTCCTGATTTCCTTAAGACAAGTCTGAAACGGTTTAGTTTTATATGAATGATTATGGTTAACAAAAGTTGTTCAAATTAGTATTTAACCAGGCTGCAATGATTTTGTTGAACATGTTCTGTGCTTTCCAGCTCTGAAATACAGGGTAGTAGCCATACTAACTTAACCTTTAACAAACACCAAAGCAGTACTGTGTGATTTTGGGCACTTGTTTaatgaagaaaagaaaaatcaCAACGGTGTGGTGAAATATAGAGGATAACTAGCAAAAGTTATTAAGTTGTGATTAGCATAATAATTCCCTCATATCTAAGAGAGGAGAATGGGGTTAATAAAAAAACCAAAATGGGTCAAAATTCTAATGTGCTTCTGGTACCTGTAGCATTTCTTCTTTTGCAGTTTGGTGGTGCCATTATTCTGTAGTGTTTTCCATAGTATCAATTCCTACCACTTGGCACCATAATAAAATTGAAAGACAAAAATAACTGGTTTTGGTACAGCACCTGGTTCTGCAACATGATAGGGCAGTGTAGAACATGAGGGAAAGCAATTGAAAATAGGGTGACCGCATTTTCTAAATCGAATCCAGGGACACATTGCCCGGCACTTATCCACACATTTCAGAGCTTCGGAACATGGTCTGATCTGGCTCCTGGAACATTCACATGGCCCAGTTCTAGCTGCTGCTCATTAGTCTGGTCAACAATGATCCCTCTTCACTGGGACATTTTGGTTCCAGCGCTATTTTCTCTTCAGCCATATTCACAGAAAAAAACACGCGTGATACAGGGATTATCGTGGATTCTGTAAGGGTGCTTGGGAAGTGGGGGTGGTTGTGGAGTTTGTGCACTGGCCATAGAGCATGATCTCTGCATAAATTAAAGCCCCTCAGTAAGTCCACCACTTCTGTTTGAAAACAGGAATTTTAGAATTCATCACGCTGTATGGCCCTACCTGGTTTATTGACCGACAACAAGGCGCTGGGGGTTGCATGGCTCCTGGTTTGAACctagctggccattaattgtTAGGGTTGTCATTTGGGGATGAGTTTCATGAGCTGGCTATTCTTCCAGTGACATTATTTAGCCATGGACACAGTACCTCATTCTGGGATGATCCCCAGAAAATGGGATTGTCTTAATTTAAAATAGAATTTATGAGCTGACATAATCATTTGAAAACACTTCTTAAAATTTACCTTGTAGAGGGTCAGCTCTTCCAGCACAGGTCCCAGAGTTAATGGATCCATTTTTTAACAAGCAAACCAACATATTTTGTCCAAATAATCACACAGATAAATACATCAGCAAACATACTGTTTTCAATAGATACATGCAAAAAGCATTTGCAGAGATGGATTTTCTCATTGCAGGTGCTTTACTTCCCCTAATTTGACATTTTAGAATCTAGTAATTATTGTGAGTGTATACTTGTAGGTCTTTAGTTAGGAAAGCTTGTTGTCTTGTAAGTTAATTAATTCTACTGGAGGATAGCTTTTGTGGAGAAAATTGTTTCTTTACTATGTTAGTGATGTATGTGAGAAATTCTTATTTTGAAGCTGGTAACCCTAGATGTGAAACATTTGTCCTATTATTTTCTCTGGTGTTTGTTACTCCAGGCATGCAACATTTGGCAAATATTTGTTCCATGTTTGTCAAATCACCACGTTACAGAAAAATATTATACAGCTTAAGGTACTTCGTACTTCGTACCATTAGCAACTTGGCTTAAAGCAACACAAACTGACTAACATTGCAGGCTGTCTAACACGAAAGGTTAGGGCAACCATGGCTACAAGCCGCCTAGTGtggctttctttttctttttaatttggaTTAACTAGAATATCCTTCATCTCAACTTTGCAGGGCTTCTTCAGAAGGAGCATTCAGCAGAATATCCAGTACAAGAAGTGCCTGAAAAATGAAAACTGTTCCATAATGAGGATGAATAGGAATCGGTGTCAACAGTGTCGCTTTAAGAAGTGCCTGGCTGTGGGCATGTCCCGAGATGGTGAGTCCTGTTGCAGATGGGAACAATCTTATTCTGTAAATACTGCAATGCATAAATCAGATGTTGCTGTTTTCCTAAATGTTGGAAGGTGAATTTGCGATTGAGCTTGTTTGTTCCACTATCATGTTGGAAACGTTTGGTATATTCTTTTACAGCTGTTCGATTTGGACGCATTCCAAAGCGTGAGAAGCAGAGAATGTTGATCGAAATGCAAAGCGCAATGAAAAACATGATGAATAACCAGCTGAATGGCTACCTGCAGACTAAAATATTACAAGATGAGACCTCTTCCCCACAACTGCAGCCTGAGAGACCTCAAAGTGTTGAAGATGATGTGATTGGTAGAGTGACCAAAGCCCATAAGGAAACTTTCTTCTGTACCCAAGATAATCCAGAAGCCATACAGTTCCAGAACAGAGAAAGTCCTCAGAAAAACGATGATGATAATTGGATGATTGGCTGCCCtacaaacagagttaatggaaTCCACTGTTTTAACAATGCAAACCAGTCCAAAGTCTGGAATACCAATAAGATTAATAACCATATATTTTGTCCAAATAGCCACACAGATAGATTCATAAGCAGGCATTGTCGTACTGTTTCCAATGGATATACGCAAAATGCATTTGCAGAAGATGGATTTTCTCAAAGCAGCACCACACATGATCCTTCTTGGACCACAGAAAGGAGAATGCATCTGGTAAATATGCCATCTATACTGAGAAAAGGATCgtatttttttttgtaaaatgaTTGACTATTGGAATGTTTGATCATTTGAAAGTTCTAATGTTAAGGTCAAATAATATTAAGAAAAAAAGTCGTAAGTTAAAGCTTCTATTTCTGATTTTCACACTAAATCTTGGTGGTTGTTTTGGCTAGGTGTGCCCGATGAGTATGTCTCCCTATGTAAACCCTGATAAATCAGAGCAGGAAATCTGGGAAGAATTCTCCATGAGTTTTACACCTGCAGTTAGAGAGGTGGTGGAATTTGCAAAACGTATTCCAGGATTCAAAGATTTATCGCAACATGATCAAGTTAGCTTGCTTAAAGCTGGAACATTTGAGGTATGTACAGAAGATTTTCAAAATTTCCAAATATTTTGTAGTTGTCTAGGCACAGTAGGATCAGAAATTGTGTTAATTCAGCAGTAGTAAATagtctttggctgggattttccagccccatcccgGGCGGGACCCGCCGCGGACGAGGCGGTgcttcagccagaagtccattgacttgcggtgggaccggaTGATCCACAAAAGGGCAGAGTTTGGTTCCTGGAGTACTGAGCTAACCGCCCTCAGTGGGtgcggaaaatccagcccatagtatTTTGACTAAAATAAAATGCAGTATATCTGTTTCACGTTTCTTCATCATTCTGTTGAAGCCAATGACTGACGAGTGGATAATCTTCATGTGCGAGCCAGAGTGTGTTGGGTTGTTTGATTATTGTAGGACAAAGGTGAGAACAAGAGCGAAGCATGATCCTGACCTTGCCCTTTTGAATAGGAGCAGCTGGATAAAGGGATGCTGTGTCCTATTGTCATTCCACTGAGGGCGGTTAGCTCAGCACTCCAAGAACCAAACTCTGCCCTTTTGTGGTTTGTGTGGTTCAGTATAAAGGCCAGTGTACATTTCTCCAGAATTTCCATTTGTAATTTTAGACAGGTAGGACCAGAAATTCTGCTGGGATAGGAGAGCTGAGCTTTGGCAGATCACTCAAAGGGGAGAAAGCAGATCCTTCTAAAACTCATCCCCGTATAAAACAGATAGGAGCTTTTTGGAGGAGGTGGTGACCACCCATCCCTACCTCCCAAGTCTGATTTGCAGTGTGACTGGGAAAATTCCAGAATACCTTGAGAATTCTGCTCCTGAATGCTCACTCTGGACCCAGTGAAAATCACAACAGCTGAAAGTTGACTTCTGTTGTCTGCCAAGTAAAGATCTGTCTCAATAGCCATGGGTGGCGGGCTGAAGGTCCCACTACATTGCTCCTTCCAGCAGCAGAGTAGGGATCCAGAATTTCAAGGCCATACTCTTTCTACTGTGATGGTAAAGTAAGTGAGTGGATTTTGTGTATCATGTTGCTTAGCACTATCCCAACTTGAGCATCCACATACTGTTGATAAATTTGCAGCATTTGGCTAATGTCCTGCACCATGTAATTCGTAAGTGAAAGGTCAATTTGTGTTCAGGCAACTTTGTTAGgatgtgtttatattacattGCAATTAAGACTAGAAATAAGAATTAACAATCCATTTGCTAATAAGGCTGGAGCTGGATGTGGCTGTGAAAAAGTAAACCCCAGGGACCCCTCTATAATATGTTTCCTTCCCATGTCTGGAAACCAATGGTGAGAAAATGACTTTCCCCCTCAAAGCTTTAGTGAGTCTGAAGTGAAAGAATCTAGAATTGCTGGGTCGATCTTGACCAAATTTAAAGGGAACCTTTTGAGTGAAACAATAGTTTTCGTCAGTCAATTTGAGGCATGAATATTTTCATCTTTGTTTAATAATGATTAGATTTTTTGGATGgggaaacattgggctgaattttcccagccatGTAGATGGGGAGAAGCCAGGAAAATGTGATTGACTTGTCTTGGGCTGGTTCTGCGACATGTTCCTGCTTTTGTACGCTTTTCCCGGAGGCAGGATCTTAGCCGTGACGTCTACatgtccagcagcagcaggtagCCAATTAGGGCACTTAATCTGACAATTGGCTCCTATTGTGGAATTGGATTGAAATTGTTCTGGCGGCATATGCCCCCCCATTGTTGTAAGGAGCCCAAAAATGGAACAGAGGTGGCTGCACAGCAAGAGGTCCAAGCCTTGAATGAGGCTTTTTATTAAGTTGCTGGCATTAAATTGCAATGCTCAGGGCTTCCCAAGCAGAAGACAGACTGCATCAGGCACTTCATGGAGACTGATGTCTCCACTAATGTAATTGTTAGTATAGTGACAGCTGCTACAGTCATActcatggtgctgctgcttctgcttctgctggCCCCTCAAGCCACATGCACACTGAGGGCAGCTGATGGCCCTCCCCATGGGCCTTGTTGAACAGACTTCCTGATGTTGGAACCCGACCACTGTCCTCAATTGGACAggactccctgagacagcttcctAAATGGCTGCTtcgggaagatcatgtcttacatCTTGTCACAGCCATTTTTGGGTTTCTGACCTGAAATTGAGGCCTGCATTAGGATTGCAACTCacatgggaaaattcagcccattgaaacTGTATTTTTTGAAACCTTTTTTCATAATGTAACAGTTCAATAATGTTATATCCACAGTCTTTGAATGATGTGCTGATGAGTTTCTGTCATTGGCAGGTGTTAATGGTACGCTTTGCTGCTTTATTTGATGTACATGGGCGTACAGTCACATTTCTTAGTGGAAAGAGTTACGGCATGGAAGAGCTGCAGTTACTGGGGGCCGGTGATTTGTTGATCTCCATGTTTGAGTTTAGTGAGAAGCTTAGTGCCCTGCAGCTCAGTGAGGAGGAGATGAGCTTATTCACAGCAGTTGTCCTGATTTCTGCTGGTAAGAGAAGCTGCTATAAT is part of the Carcharodon carcharias isolate sCarCar2 chromosome 3, sCarCar2.pri, whole genome shotgun sequence genome and harbors:
- the LOC121276120 gene encoding nuclear receptor subfamily 1 group D member 2-like isoform X2, yielding MLADNCALKLGSSSNIQIACSAKGDGSSAGPLSKSTSGITKINGMILLCKVCGDVASGFHYGVHACEGCKGFFRRSIQQNIQYKKCLKNENCSIMRMNRNRCQQCRFKKCLAVGMSRDAVRFGRIPKREKQRMLIEMQSAMKNMMNNQLNGYLQTKILQDETSSPQLQPERPQSVEDDVIGRVTKAHKETFFCTQDNPEAIQFQNRESPQKNDDDNWMIGCPTNRVNGIHCFNNANQSKVWNTNKINNHIFCPNSHTDRFISRHCRTVSNGYTQNAFAEDGFSQSSTTHDPSWTTERRMHLVCPMSMSPYVNPDKSEQEIWEEFSMSFTPAVREVVEFAKRIPGFKDLSQHDQVSLLKAGTFEVLMVRFAALFDVHGRTVTFLSGKSYGMEELQLLGAGDLLISMFEFSEKLSALQLSEEEMSLFTAVVLISADRSGIENVNSVEQLQETLIRALRTLIMKNHPNESSIFTKLLLKLPDLRSLNNMHSEELLAFKIYP
- the LOC121276120 gene encoding nuclear receptor subfamily 1 group D member 2-like isoform X1; amino-acid sequence: MDAGGVITYISSSSSSCSPVSYHSDSSENSFQPISSSIPSSPNSFISDNYINPNDMLADNCALKLGSSSNIQIACSAKGDGSSAGPLSKSTSGITKINGMILLCKVCGDVASGFHYGVHACEGCKGFFRRSIQQNIQYKKCLKNENCSIMRMNRNRCQQCRFKKCLAVGMSRDAVRFGRIPKREKQRMLIEMQSAMKNMMNNQLNGYLQTKILQDETSSPQLQPERPQSVEDDVIGRVTKAHKETFFCTQDNPEAIQFQNRESPQKNDDDNWMIGCPTNRVNGIHCFNNANQSKVWNTNKINNHIFCPNSHTDRFISRHCRTVSNGYTQNAFAEDGFSQSSTTHDPSWTTERRMHLVCPMSMSPYVNPDKSEQEIWEEFSMSFTPAVREVVEFAKRIPGFKDLSQHDQVSLLKAGTFEVLMVRFAALFDVHGRTVTFLSGKSYGMEELQLLGAGDLLISMFEFSEKLSALQLSEEEMSLFTAVVLISADRSGIENVNSVEQLQETLIRALRTLIMKNHPNESSIFTKLLLKLPDLRSLNNMHSEELLAFKIYP
- the LOC121276120 gene encoding nuclear receptor subfamily 1 group D member 2-like isoform X3, which produces MDAGGVITYISSSSSSCSPVSYHSDSSENSFQPISSSIPSSPNSFISDNYINPNDMLADNCALKLGSSSNIQIACSAKGDGSSAGPLSKSTSGITKINGMILLCKVCGDVASGFHYGVHACEGCKGFFRRSIQQNIQYKKCLKNENCSIMRMNRNRCQQCRFKKCLAVGMSRDAVRFGRIPKREKQRMLIEMQSAMKNMMNNQLNGYLQTKILQDETSSPQLQPERPQSVEDDVIGRVTKAHKETFFCTQDNPEAIQFQNRESPQKNDDDNWMIGCPTNRVNGIHCFNNANQSKVWNTNKINNHIFCPNSHTDRFISRHCRTVSNGYTQNAFAEDGFSQSSTTHDPSWTTERRMHLVCPMSMSPYVNPDKSEQEIWEEFSMSFTPAVREVVEFAKRIPGFKDLSQHDQVSLLKAGTFEIAQE